CGTAAAAGGAACCGAGGGAATCTCTATGCAAGTGTTTGTTTCATTTGAGACacgatgttttgtttgtttgtttgtgtgtgtgtgtgtgtgtgtgtgtgtgtgtgtgtgtgtgtgtgtgtgtttaattgccTGATTGCCTGTGTTTGCATTTCGATTATGTCAAGGTTCAAGCCCTGTATGAAGTTTGCTTAAACAATTCACTCATCGCGAATAGGCAGATTTCAAGCGGGTACTGCGCTATGTTACGTCTATTGTGTAGATGTGGTGGTCTTTACTTGGAATGAATAGCAGTTTTAGCTCATTGTTTTCGTTCTTCACATTGCAAACATGATTATTGTACTTGGTCTCATTTCAATCTAATAGCCAGTAGGACCTGAGTTCAGTCAAGACTAACAATATACTTTTACATGTTATGATTAAAGTGATCTCGAAATCAACTCAAAAcatctttttatatttcatgtacgtTCTTGCTCGTCATTCACTCTTAAGACCCCTTCAGTAATATCTAAGTGGCGTGGACTAACAAAGACAATTTCTCTTGTGAATGCAAGACAAACAATATAATGATTTACAGGTTGCTGGTGGGTGGTTAAAGGCCTATAGCACAATGTGACAGGGGCTTACTGACGTATTTCAGCTATTTTAGACTTGCTCAATCTTTCCTTTTACTCCTAAccgatttatattttcatattgtgGTCACAGTTGCTATTTCTCTTACTATCATCAAGCTCGCCATTCCGGTTTTAACTTTCGGTTCTTATtgtcttcttatatttcttaacataaatatgatataacaaCTAAATTACTATGTTTACGAAAGAAATGATACCATCTCGTCGTCTGTATTTTTGGacaattctcattatctttaatagGGTGTCGTtttcgccctcacccccccccccctctccctccctctcctttatcttaaCCTCTCCTGCGTATCTCgaagacgaaaatgaaagaaaatgtttaaaattaCACTAATGCGAAACGTATATTCTTCATAATATTCTGGTTGATTAAAGAATGTTCTTGGCAAAGTAGGcctatgtaaaattatatatatatatattctctctctatctctatcataaACAATCAAGGATACAGGTCATTAATAATTTGGGAACAGATCATCAACAAGTAAGGAAACAGGTTATAAGCACTCAAGAATACAGGTCATTGGTAATTAAGGAACAAGTCATCAGCAATCAAGGAAACAGGTCATTAGCAATCAAGGGAACACGTCATAAGCAATCAAAGTTACAGGTCATTAGTAATTAGGCAACAGGTCATCAAATAATTAAGGGAACGGGCCATTAGCAATCAAAAGCAAAGATGCACAGTAAACTTGCAGgatttgtttatccttttttttttttttttttttttttagcttgtgtTGCCTTGCGAGGAAGTTGCGTTTTCTCTTTCTGCTCGTTTTATTAAGTTAGTGATGATGTTAGGTTTTTATAAACGGTATTTTGTTAACTACGCTGCTTGAACtggtgattttatttgttttatatgtttatctgtctttcgtttttcttgccctgtctctgtatctttgtctgtgtgtatgtgcgcgcgtgtgtgtgtgcgtgcgtgcatgtgtgtgtgtgtgtgtgtgtgtgtgtgtgcgtgtgtttgtgtgtgttctgatATGTAAGTAATTAatctattatttactttttctgcAGCAGGATTGATCGACGGGCGTATCCCCCGTAGACTATGCCGCTTGATATGCTGTTCAGtctaaaaaaaacattgcaatcTCGCTTTCCTGGAAACCCGATGGTCGCTTCACGGGGAAAATGCAACAAAAGCTCTCTCTGCCTGGATCTctcttaccacacacacacacacacacacacacacacacacacacacacacatatatatatatatatatatatatatgtgtgtgtttgtgtgtatgtgtatgtgtgtgtgtgtgtgtgtgtgtgtgtgtttgtgtgtgtgtctcgattaactttcttcttatttgttttagctttattccttttttcttgtattatctacctctacctctggctggattttctctctatctctctctctctctctctctctctctctctctctctctctctctctctctctctctctctctctctctctctctcattctctctctctctcttttcctctcactctctcagcacACACCCAGCTTTACACCTTACAGAATCCTATCAGTACTTAAAAAAGAGTCAAATTAAGAATAATGACTGCCGTGCAAAGACCAGGTTAAGGACCCGGCCAGAACTGCAACAGCATCAGCAATGGCGATTTATGACTCATCAATGTTATTCATTTGGGATACGCCAATGAGGCGGTCAGTTAATGGCTTTGACTAATGCATATTATGGCCATTTAATGAGGAAGCGATTCTGACCGTTTGAAATGATCGCTGCGGATCACTCTGTTGGGAAGGGACTCACAGCGAGAATGGCTTGGGAACTGGCTGTTCGGTAGCTTTGTTGCAATTGTGGCTTGGCTAGATATTTTTGCTTCCTTGCCCACACactcgaacaaacacacacacacacacacacacacacacacacacacacacatatatatataaatatgtatatataaatatatatataagtatatatatatatatatatgtatatatatatacatatatatatatatatgaggccaaAATCCTGCTTTTGATGTTGAACTataatgctaacacacacacacacacacacacacacacacatatatatatatgtatatatgtatatatataattcgtatatatataatttatatatatagtatatataaaaagtatatatagtatatataaaaagtatataaattatatatatgatatatataaattatatgaattttatatatatacatatatatacacacacatatatatatatagtgctttgTGTTTCGGTAGCTCCCTTTAGGCATCcattttctctgttcctctcttcatgctggctcactcttcttcctttcattcactCCGCTTGCCcggtcttttccctccccttttaccgGCCATTCCTCCTTCAGCCACTTCCTTCAACATCCCATTTCCACGAAACACATGTCCAGTCCAACTCTTTTTGGTTTTAAAAAGCTTTCCCAACAActgtctcttttctcccaccACTGAGAGTACCTCTTCATTGGTCTTCCTCTGTCCAGCCAATcgccaataatatatatatatatatatatatatatatatatatatatatatatatatacatgtatatatatatatgtatatatgtatgtatgtatgtatgtatgtatatgtaagtgtgtgtgtgtatgtgtgtgtatgtgtgtgtgtgtgtatatacatatatatatatatatatatatatatatgtgtgtatatatacatatgtatgaatggtaaaacactcttccgtgttgatactatggtagaaaaacccacaatgcaaaaacgagatttacagacctgaagatgcaatgcaggtggatttcgaaactgtagtctcactttcaatacatttcgattttacattgtgggtttttctaccaatgcatatgtatatatatatatatatatatatatatatatatatatatatatatatccgtgtatatacatgtatatacatatatatgtaattatttatatatatatgtatatatacatatatctacccatgaataagtatacatatataatatatacatatatatatatatatatatgtatgtaaatatatatgtatgtatatatgtaaatatatatatatatatatatatatatatatacatacatatatatatatatatatatatatatatatatatatatatatatatatgtgtgtgtgtgtgtgtgtgtgtgtgtgtgtgtgtgtgtgtgcgtgtgtgtgtgtgtgtgtaaatatatatatgatatgtaaatatatgtgtatatattcatatatatgatatacgtatatatatataaatatatatatatatatatatatatatatatatatatatatatatatgtgagtgtgtgtgtgtgtgtgtgtgtgtgtacatatatttatatatatatatgtaaatatgtataaatatatatatatatatatatatatatatatatatatatttatttatatatatgtaaatatgtatgtaaatatatatatatatatatatatatatatatatatatatatatgtgagtgtgtgtgtgtgtgtgtgtgtgtgtacatatatttatatatatatgtaaatatgtataaatatatatatatatatatatatatatatatatatatttatttatatatatgtaaatatgtatgtaaatatatatatatatatatatatatatatatttatttatatatatgtaaatatgtatgtaaatatatatatatatatatatatatatatatatatatgtatatatatatatatatatatatatatatatatatatatatatatatatatatatatatatatatatatatatataacacacacgcagaaacatacacacacacacgcgcgcatatgtatatatatatatatatatatatataaatatacatatatatatatacacacacacacatatatacatacacacacacacacacacacacacacacatatatatatatatatatatatatatatatatatatacatacatatatatatacatatatatatatatatatatatatatatatatatatatatgtatatatatacacacacacacatacttatatatatatatatatatatatatatatatacatatatatatatatatatatatatatatatatatatatatttatagtatgtatgtatgcatatatatatacatatatatacacacacacacatatatatatatatatatatatatatatatatatgtatatatatgtatatacatatatatatatatatatatatatatatatatatatttacatttatatgtatgtatgtctgcatatatatatatatatatatatatatatatatgtatatatatatgtatatacatatatatatatatatatatatatatatatatatatttacatttatatgtatgtatgtctgcatatatatatatatatatatatatatatatatatatatatatatatatatatgcatacatacatacatacatacatatatatgtatgtgtatgtgtgtatatatgtatgtatatgtacataatatatacatacatacatacttacatatatatatatatatatatatatatatatatatatatataatatccgcaaaattcgtttgtgtgtatgtacgtttcgCTAGCCCTGAATGTTTTCAAAACTAAATCAGGAGGAAAATATTCATACTAACGCCGACAAAATCTGGCAAAATACCCGATATAATTTCCTTCATCGCTATCGTGAAACTGAAAGGAAAATAACATTCCAAACGACTATTTTCGTCTTATTCCCAAAAAGATTTATTAACTTTAACCATACATGAGGTATACTAACTATATTGATACATCAAATAGTCATTTTAATTCCATTTAGACACCGGTTTTCAAATCAATTTTACCAATGGACGAAGCAGTAGAAGTATCCCAGCAATAAGAGGGGGCCAGGGTGCAGGGGCCTTTAACGTGGGCAGGTCACTGAGGAGCTGATGTAGGAGTCGATCCACGCAAGGTAGTCTGAGCGTAGAAGGATAacgtttagttttagttttgattccatttattacaatggatattcttggtgtggcatactgtgtgtttaattttgcttctaaactatcccctgtgtgcaaggaatggccggggttaccatccactggtggcgagggattcgaacgcaggtcagcaagattgctagacgagaacgctaccgctgcaccacacagcacacaacgaGGAATTTGTAGGACGTGTTTGGATTAGGAACGTATGATCTTACAGGCAAAGCTTTTCTTTACTAATGCGTATATGGCAAGTGTGATTGCAGATCTACGAACGTGCAAATGCTCTCACGCATACCTATAGACATGCACACGCGTACATGGACCAATAGACAAGCACACGGCTACCTacagacttatatacatacacctacagacaaacaaacacacacacacacacacacacacacacacacagacacacacacacacacacacacacacacacacacacacacacacacctatagacaaacacacacaagcacacacctatAGACACGCTAAACTTACTGTTGACTCTCGTGTACACTCCCGGGTAATTTGGCCGAGCGCAGCCGATGCCCCAGGACACGATGCCAATTTCAAAATATCGCCCGTTATCGTCGGAGATCATTGGGCCTCCGGAATCTCCCTGCAAAGAAGCAGGATTTTTGACGGGATTTATCACGTGTGGGATTTATGATGCATGAGGATTTATGTAGTTAGGAAAtagtataaggataataatgataatgacagcaacaataatgctgatgacaataacaacagtaataccatATCTAATAGAAAACAATACCATTAGTGATCCTAACAATAGCAAAAGCAGTAACACAGAAACGCAAATACACAGGATTTCACTCCGTCCTCACCTGACACGAATCCTTCCCTTGTTCACCAGCACAGATCATGCCATCAGAAATCCCACCGCCATAGAGAGTATTGCATTCTTCATTCGTCAGCGTTGATACTGTCACTTCGTAGAGCTGTGGCAGATAGCCTCCGCCTGAAACAATTATCATAGTGGaatatgttttgtttctttttgtgtgtgtgtgggggctggGGTTTGCTGATCCTAGAGAGGTATGGTGGTTtaattatatagagatatagtggTTGGTttattatatagagatataatggttgatttattatatagatatataatggttGATttattatatagagatataatggttgatttattatataaaaatattatggtTTAAGGGAGACCTTTAGCACTCCCATAGATGTAATACCTTCAAATGAAAAAATCAATCATCAAAAGTTTGTATTCTAAGACAATGGAAAAGGGTTTTGGAAAATGCTTGAGAACGCTCTGAGCGAGTGCGAGGTCGTAGAGCGGGTTTAAAGGACAAAGGCATAGCCCTTGAAAAAAGGGTTGTGGGAATATAGACCACCTGAGCCGCCACTTCCTGCCCCTTGTTGATTAGTTGCTAAATGTATCACTATGTGTTGGTAAGAGTTATGCACAGAAAGAATGAActggagataaaaaaagataagaaaaatgcaAAACTTTAAACGCCCGTAGCTCAAAACGGGATTATTTTTCATTCAAATATTCGTAAAATAATTTATTTCTAGATGAATTTTTATCTCTAAAGGCGGCAGTTTTCTTTATATAAGGTAAAAATTTAACATGTAGAAAAACAAACGGGAAAAAATCGCTAGTCGACTTCCATTTTATGATTGAATG
Above is a window of Penaeus chinensis breed Huanghai No. 1 chromosome 26, ASM1920278v2, whole genome shotgun sequence DNA encoding:
- the LOC125038874 gene encoding trypsin-1-like; protein product: MDTNDAVFLGDHDYSIASEANAYAIRLSQVVVHPQYNRNTLENDIALLKLSSKITWPSDNTVAPVCLPPAGESFSDASAIVTGWGAQSESGGYLPQLYEVTVSTLTNEECNTLYGGGISDGMICAGEQGKDSCQGDSGGPMISDDNGRYFEIGIVSWGIGCARPNYPGVYTRVNSMRESICTLPCVDRLLHQLLSDLPTLKAPAPWPPLIAGILLLLRPLQPVNHYIVCLAFTREIVFVSPRHLDITEGVLRVNDEQERT